The window CAGAAAAGTCAACTATTTATAAAACTCACCTTGTGTCTTCGATGGGAAGCATGTACAGCCGGATTCTTCAAAGATGTCATATCTATATTtggaaattgaaatgtaagATGCGACTTGAACTGTATTCAATCATAAGTTGTAAATAATATCTGCATccccaaaaaacacaagacattaCTAGTACTACTGACTAAATCAATAATCAGTTATTAGTTGATGCAAAATTCAATACCTTTAGGGTTAAAGGATGCCAGCGTTTTACTGCTTTTCTGCTGTTTGGTCTTCTCTGCTGTCTGTAACACTCTGTTGTCAAAGCGGGAGTACATTTCTTGTGTGGGAAAAAGACACTGGAAaggatcatcatcatcatcagtgaaTCCCAGCATGCAGTCTGCCTCAGGTTCTGTCATATCCATGCTTATATCATCTTCTGGACAGAGTGCACTTCTGTAAGATAATTCACCAATCTTCTTGGATGGATTAAGTGACTTCTCCATCACAGCTGAAACTGAAGTTGGAGCTTGGTTTTCTTTATCCACATCAGCCCTTTGGGTTTTAATCTGTGCCAGAGAGCGGTTTGCTTCTTCAGAGGGTGCAACAGGAGCATGCTTTGTTCTTGTGACGACCAGGCTAGGGCTGGGGCTACTTTGTTTAGAGTGACTGTCAAGGAagttttcaaattcagtgtcCAAAGAAGGCACCGATGAGGATACATTTCTCGCCATGGATCCATTATTCACACTGAACATTGCCGTTTTCTCTCTTCTAGAGGGTAAAGGGTCATAGTTCTGGAGGGAAATATCTCCAAGTAATTCTGCATCACCGGCAATGTTTATCGTGTGACTGTGGGTCATGTCCATGAATTCATCATTTGTAGAAAACATCACGGTTTTCTCCCCTAAGCCACCCACAGTATCAAAGTTGACCTGGTGAACAGTACACAACTATCAAGTTTTACATCATCTCTCATGAACATTATAATGAAGCATTCTAATAATATATTACATACAGTCATAAGAAAGCATTTTAACCAAAGTGACTTCAAGCTCACCTTATGCCCTTGTTGAGAAGCATGTAGAGGAGCATTCAATAGAGTTTCCATTCCTGAATTTCAAGAATTGAATTTAGTAAGTCATCTTACACTGTAACAGATAGTGTGAGCATGTGTTAATAGTtgtctgaattaaaaaaaaaaaaagtatcctaCCTGTAATTGGTTGAATCCCATCTTCAGTGAGGGCCACCTGGACCCTTATGAAAGGAAACACACGACATTGCTGTTGTTAATACAGAACATTTTGACTGGTTTGGTAAGAATACAAGTCAAAGATAAGCATTTAAAATCAACGGTTTTGTCCATGCTAGTGAGGTCAACAGCTAAATATGTAGCTCAAAGATCAAGTCACCTTACCGATTGTTTGTGGCTGCCGCTGCTGTGAAATAACAGAGGACAAATATTACAAggttttcatatatatatagtgtatctTTGTTTATCACATGGTCATACATACTTACTTGTCATTATTAACTCTTGTAAAGGATTTTTGGCAGGAGAGGCATTTTTTCCATCCCTGGAAAAGATAAAATACCAATTAGGTTTAAAAGGCCAGTGCCCTTGAGGAAAATTAAGCATGACTTGTTTTCTAGTGTCTCACTTTGAGAACAGGAGAACATTGTTGGCAGGGGCAAAACTGACTCTTCTTGAATTCCTCTTTTCCACTGGTTTAGCACACTCCACCtaagtgaaaataaattaaaaattcaAACCATAAGAAAAATTGTTACCACTGAATTGTATCCTTAGGGTGAGAATTGATACTTAAAAAATTATAGTATGGTTGGAGCTTAAATTGAATTACATTAAAAATGACCAATTTTACATATACAATGTTTAAGCAGTCTAGTTACCACGTTTTCCTGTTGCACTGGGTCAGAGAATTTCATTGATGATCTCTGTGGAgcttttaaaatctaaaaataaagaaaattgcAGACTTTATGGATCAAGTCACTGatttgtttacagtttttattttaaaatataaattatttttagcACTGACCGAAGAAATGCGCCGCCTGGTGAATCCACTGCCTTCACTGTAACACAGAGGATGAAAACCAGTAATCAGCTCCGGTGAATGTGCATATaggatatttattattattataaacaatGTAAGTCTACCTATCAACCATCAAAATCCCCAAATTAATGTTAATGTCAGGTCTATGGATGGCCTTTAAGTAATCTGCAGTCTGCTTTGAAGTTCAGGCACAACGCTGTGCTTTCTCACAACATATAACATTATTGTCACTCACTCATTCTTGGCAGGATCCAGAGGCTCCATTTTCAACTGTGAACAAAGGAAAACAGAGCTTGATACAGCAACTCACAGATTCTGCCATATATTAGGGCCGGCACAATTTgggggaaaatatgaatcacaattctccgacacaattttttttcatcacaaactgtgtgtatatgtatgtatgtatgtatgtatgtatgttgtatgtatgtatgtatgtatgtatgtatgtatgtatgtatgtatgtgtgtgtgtgtgtgtgtgtagtatctGTAGATATATTGCAATAACGATATTGAGTCGACATTTCTTGCACCCTTACTACCATATATGATTCAATTATGTGTTAGGATCGACACACAATGAAACGATGGATTCCCCCTTTAACAGCTAACGtcaactagctaacgttagacgTTTGATATGTTAACGCCACTTGCACCGCTTATTGTATTTGGAAAATTGCACCGAACTTCATTCAAAAAAATAGGTCAATTTGTTAAACCAAATATGACATAATTTACGTTAGGTGgaaatgcatttcatttttgtcaacaaaacaaCTTTCTTTCTAAATATTTAATGACTTCCTATTTATCTTTAATTCATTACAGAAAACAAACTGACGTTAACGTCACTTATTTCACCATAGTTAGCAAGCTAACGCTAACGTCTGTCTGCCACAGACAATATGAACATGGGAAAAAactgaacaacaaaaaagcatACAGCGCATACCTTGTAGTTGTAATGAGTTTAATTCCTCGTCGGATACGATTGTGTTCGTCTTACTTTACGTTAACTTAAAATACTTTTCATGTCGCTTATTTTTAGCTCGGTCGATGTGAGAACCTACAAGCTCTAGATAACGTCAACGAGCCTCCCTCGATCAGACGTGTAATGCTAACGTCTTTAGGTTTGAATTTAGCCGCCTCCACGCATGCGCATTCCACTATTCTACTTTCTCGAGTCCGCGACTTCTGTTAGCTAGCTATCGTTAGTGCAGTAAAGCCAGAGACGGTTTAGAGATTTTGGTAAAGTTAACTCAAcatatgcaaacacaaaaaagaatacATACAACGCTTAGCTCGACTTAATCAAGAAATACAAAACACCTGACGACCAGAAGCGAAAAGTAGTTCTCTTCATACAGGAAATAGCGTATTCAAACCGGAATTGATCATAGAGGGCGGGACGTTTTTAAATTGCTGGTCAACCGACTATTGACAAATTTCGTTGCATTAACTTGTCCCGAAAGGTAGGCAGTTCATGTTATGTTATTGAACCATTTCACACATTTGTATTAACGACTAACTAGCACCTAAGATCAGCTTGGTATGTATAAGTTTTGCGCCGAATGTTGTATTTGAAAAGAAGCACCAAACTCAATTCAAAATACGTCCATTTTTATGTTCTCGCAATGTCACATATAGGGTTCGGTAATCCATGATTACGCTCTTGAATCTTTAGAATACCAATAAACAGAACATGTTTGAAGTTGTAGTTGtagcttttcttctttttcttcatacAGGTGCCTTTGGGAATTGTTCTGCCTTTCTGGCCTCTTTATTAATCGCACAACAGCTTGTCAGCAATGTCTTCAAAAATTCCAAGAGGTGAGCATGTAAGCTGTGTTTTGGCGCTTTAGTGGTGATGATATTATTGTTTATCTTCATTTTATATAGCTAGTCAAACAAACCTGATGTATGATTGACAATATTCTGTGTTTCCCAGGTGTGCAGTTACCTGCAGGAACAAAAAAACCCGTTCACAAACCTGAATCTAGAGACACAGCAACTGTATCTGCATCAACAAATGCCCAAAAATTAGATGGTATCCTTAAACCTCAAACTGAAAACGTGCCAAAGTAAGACATTTCTAATCAACTCTATACTCTGTTTGCTCTACAGTTGATGTTATTGAATtgcatttttcacttttgtcttCCAGAAATGTTGTTGCTCTAAAGGTTCACAAAGGGTAAGACATACATTGCATTGCATGTCCTGAACATATTGTGGGCTTTAGCCTTTTTTCACAACTTTATGTCGCACCTGTCTGTAGGATCTCCACCAGGTATGGGCGACAGGCAGAGGTCAAGGAGCAAAATCAGCATCTGATGGCTACCAATGAGGATCTTCAGAAAAACCTCACAGAGATACAGGTGCAGGGATGGattttgataaaaatgtgtAGGATTGTAACAtaacaaagtatttttgtttataCTCCTCCTGCTGGGAGAAGTTCACTTGTCTTTGTTGTCCACTGCAATTGTACATCATTTCTTtccttgttgtgttgcagcaaaGAGTAGCTGAGTTGGAGCTGCAGTACAGTGACCTTGTAAAAGAGAATACAGAGGTACAGAAAAACCTGAAGGACTGTCACGTACTCCTCGTCTCAGCCAATATAGACCCAGGTGAATATGTATTACCATTTtcataatgtattttttcttgGCTAAAGTTCACTTGTTGCTTGATggaaaacatcacattcatttttagttttaggAGAAAGGGTTGGAGAAGCTTCACGAAACCATGAAGATCAAAGAAAAGAAGTTATGGTGCGTAtactttatttctgtttacagtcatgttttatttatcatatGCTTTATCAAACTCACACAAATAACTAACACGTGCACTTGTTATACTATACCACATaaccacacaataaaaaaaaaaaaagtgacaaaaaatatatatactatattttatacaggtgagacatggaaaagtggTTTTAGAAAGATGTAAATATATTTGGGGCTATCAGGTAGGGGGTCAAGTGTTGCCATGTTAacctatggagactgacggcCTGTGGGTCATGAAGGGCACACATTTGGATGTGCGGTGGCCTAACTCACATAAGAACAGAGTGAAATAGAGCCTGACTGATATATCAGGGGGTATCAGTATCTGTACTTATAATGGCcaataaatgaatacaaaattaGAACGGACGAAACACCCTTCAatcatgttatgagtgttggcgttgtatagtttgtccacctGAAGGCTCtttacaatgtccctgttggcaactctttgatttttgttgttgtttttgttcaaatgattttaggtttcatatcttaagtttgtatttttatacattttattcactgtattatcatattattttagtaagGACTCATAAATAACTGCAAACAACTAATGTTTGGGAAATCcgttcatgtttttttaccatttctggatacattttttaaaatatacatatatcggccgatatagtggaatattagatttttaaataaccaaatatttgtatcgataTCAGCCTTAGAAAATCCTTTATCACCTGGGCTCTAGagtgaaataacattttgtacTATAGAAACGTGTATTATTCTAGCTATATAAATGGCATTGTGCATGGTATTTCCATAACTGCAAGATGCGTGCTTCACAATGACGGCAATGAGTTGTTAACTGACATTCACCACGACGTATAGACCCGCAGCAATCTATCTGGAAAAACACTTATATGTACCATATGTTGCCAAATATTGAATACAGATGTATTGTAGGctgctagtgacaaaatattagCTTTTAGTGTTTTACAATATCTTTTGTgaattacgtttaattaaaaacgGTTACATTTGTCCTGGTTCTCccctattaaacacacattttaattgtcTCCATTTCAGAGTGTCTCCACAGACCTGCTGAATGAACTAAAAGTGTTTGGAGACACTGCATCACAGCAACGTGCTCGGCTAGAGGTGAGTCACACTCCTTCGTATTTGGCCAATGTAACTTTGCTATTTCTTGTAGTAAATTTAAGGGAGGGTTggagtgtgtttttaaatgttcctCATTTTACACACTTGTAGGAAATCCAAGCAACAATGACAGAACTCACTAAAGCACGGCAACATATGATGCAGGAACGGGAGAACTTTTCCCTGAAGGCTGCTGAAATGGAGCAAGCTCTCAAGGAAGCAGAAGctcttttgttgtaatagtaataacaatttgtatgttttaatgtttgtgtgacTGAATAAATGATTCTTATATCCTCAGTAatcttttcatattttaaagagtacaaatatgcttttaaacactGCCAGTTCAAATGGGTGGAACAGGTGCGAGTCTATCCGCAACTATAgatattttgtatatatgtgGAAGATCAGAGAGCCCTGAACAAGCACttaatcattttaaaagcataccattaaaaataatctgtcaaaaagaaatacaatacatttttgcatTACAAAAAAGTTCTAAAAGTCATTAATTAGAAACTGTATGACACCCTTTTATGATCCTTACTGAAGGAAATTGTTCAAGCCAAATTCTGATCCTAAGATTAAATACAcaagtacaaaataaaagaggagTAATATGGAGTATTGAAGCAATTTCCCTATACATTCTAATGACTATCAAATATGTCGGGAAAGATTCATTTTACAAAGGCATGCATTAGTACACGTTCCAGTTTATTCTTAGTACTTGCTTGTAGTCTCAAGTTACTTCAAGCTGACCTTTTCATTGCTCTTTAGTCCTTTGGGCGGACTAGTGTAGGGGTTCTCAAAGCTGTCCAGGCTGGTTTTAATAGTGTTGACGCTGTTTGAGTTTTTATGATTGCTCGCACCACCGGTTATGTCTCCTGAGCTGGTGTTATAGTAGTAGATGAACAGGAAGAAACCTGCCGGGCAAAGAGAAATGGTCACTCATTGGGACAATTTTAACCTAGAAAATGTAATGCATTATTAGTTTATCGCTACTTTACACTCATTGCTCATGTAGTTGGGTTTTATTTCTTACAGTTATCCATCCTTTTACTTCCATTGAATATGCTTTAATTTGCTTCTCAGGTTTAAATGCAGTTAGTGGTGGAATAATACAATACTGTTGTAATAACCACTGAAACAAAGTAACTGCTGTAGccaacaaatgtgtttttgttgcatttcctCTTGGTGCCAGTAATATAAGCTGTAAACACCTCTATAAAGTTGATATGGCAAACTTGTAAGGAgatacagagcaacattatcattcatttggagttgtgtctCTGGCTACATGGTGTATTAAGTCCAATGTTCACATTCGTTCCCCTAAAGCTGTTGGGCactacattattttttacaagcTAGTCTCTTTTTTGTTCATCTGCcatttggtgctgggcaggtagcaAACAGTGAATTCATGAGAGCATTTTGTTAAACATCTGCCAGCTGCAGCCAGAAATGATGCCAATGAGAGCTGTAAGAGTCagccaaaacagtaaagttgcagaCCATAAATTAGGGCggatttgggggaaaaaaaacaactgtttgtCATTATGAGTGAGCCCTTTCACATACAAATGCACATATACACTCAGTGTCCaatttattaggtacacctgtacaATCTAGTGCAATTAAATGCAAAAGCTCTGCCATAAATTCTACCTTGACAAAGATTATGATCACTTTTTTGTCAAGAATGTGTAAATTATATGTTGAGGTTGTAGTTTGTGATGGTGTTGTAATTGACGACATCATATTGAGaggtgtttctattttttagCCCTCCCTATTCCTATACATGAGGGAAGCAGAATATTACAAACTACTCTCAGTACAATGTAGTCCAGTACAATACCACCACTAACTATGACCTCAATGCtaaaaaatataatgaaatatcaCCTCTCGTGTCAAAACAATCCGTGAACATTATAAGTATCATAAAAGTAAACTTAACTGCAGAACAGTTGTATTGGATTGTCCAGGTGTACCTCAAAGTGGCCACTAagtgtaaatatatacatacaatatttcCCATACAGAGGAGATAATCTGTATGAAGATATTACTTATCCTTTGAGTAAAAATGTACTTACATGAGCAGTTAGTAAAAAGTGGGATTAAACTATTCAAAAAGATACAGATTAATACAGTGAAAAAATATCAAAGTTGTGGAAACCTTGGAAAGAATTGAGGACTGTGAAAATGTAGTACGAGGGGATCCGGAGGGCACCGTAGGCGAAGAAGGCAAACCCCCAAGTGatacccagcatgcaacagagTCCCAGGATGATTACAATACTTTTGCCATTTGTGCTCTTTTGGTTGGTGTTCGCTTTCTTGAGAAAGAAGAGCCGGGAAAGTATGAGGATGAAGGTAGTGAAGGTGAAGATGAAGACCGAAACATAGTAGCCTATGTTAACAACGTAGTGCACCAAATTGTCTGTTATCCAGCACCTTGGAACAGAAAGACATGTCAGTAAAGGACAAGAAATGTGTCTCTACTGTATTATTCAATATATTAAATATGTAATACACAGACTCACATGGCCACGGTTTGATCACTGTCATTAGTGTGAATGAGTTGTTCACCATATTTTCCTAATATGAGCAGTACAATTCCAACTACACTTGGTAGTACTGTgaatggaaaatgaaaattgaccAACAAACCACAGACTTTCAAACGTCATGTCCACATTCAGATCACACCGCAGAAAGTAATGACGTGTACTTTACTCACCCCAACTGACAATGGAGACTTTGAGTATGTAGTGACGGATTACAATCTGGCCCCCGGCATATAGCTGCAAGCAGAGGTGGAAGGCTTGCACAGCAAACCAAGTGAAAGTGGCCAACATGAAGTAATGCATGAGAGCCGCCATGATCTTACAAATCACAGAGCTCTTCAGATTTGCCACATAGCTGTTGATTAGGAAAGCGAAGTTGAGCAGAGACATGGCTGAAACCAGGTGGATGAGAATCGTTGTGGTATTGCTGGCCTTGGTCTTCCTGTTAGGAGACAAAATGAACAGAGAAGTCATGCTATGTTATAGTATTTCTTTTGGGTTCCCATACTTTTATGATTGTAAATAGacaaattatcatattttatatattttgaacAAAGAATCAGGCATTTAGTTGAAATGACAATATAGATTTGATAATTAGTACATTTTTGGACTCATATCTTGCAACATTCACTGGTTACAACTTCTCAAACATGGTAATGTTCTGCTTCTTCTTTTGCTTTATATAAttgtaaattcaattcaataaaatttttggactgtcagacaaaacaaattcGAGGTActtgattatttacattttcatgaACTTACTTTAGGTATTGTACTTACACTCCACTACTACTATTTTATTTATCCATTATATAGCACTTTTacttgtgattggtttacaggTGAAGCTAAAGTAAAGACACTAATTACTTCCTCCACCTCTTTAATCATTGCAATTTATCATTGTCTCATTATTGATATAGTATTAATGGAAAAGGAGTTGATAATGTTAGTCAGACTTGTGATCACAGAAGTCTattgataatgtaataacacgtCAAATTCATCCTTCGATGCAGTGTTATATGCATTATTCGTATAGAATGCAAACTCAGTCATATAAGTATAATTATTTGCAATTGTATGCataatgcatgtacagtatattatatacataagATTATCACTACTTTATTGGCCTCTAAACAGTGTTTAAAAGCAAAGGTACGTGTAGCAGTGGTCTTAAGTTATCTCTGTAATCATACTCCGTATGGAAAGAGACAGATGGgatcttcttttattttcataaggCATTCATTGGGATCATGACAGTTGTTTCCATATTACTCTAACAATGCAGCAACTATTCAACAGTCTCATTTCCCTACTGtggatttttaaaataacttacCACAGTGTTTTGGAAAGGAAGGCTTATTTACATAAACTTTCACTACATTAAcggcagcaaaacaaaaaacaaccattgaccagagatgtttttttgtttactaaAAATACTTTGCAATAGAGATACAAAATTagtattaaagtgctcatattatgctaattttcaggttcataattgtaaaTGTTATACCAGAATAGGTGTacatcatttcattttcaaaatacaccatatttttgttgtactgcacattgctgcagctcctcttttccccctgtgtgatgagctctctgttttagctacagagtgagttATCaaacttctgttccatctttgttgtagTAGCAGTCAAATCACCTGAGGACTCATATCTCTCCATGACAACAACAAGAGACGCATTCAGAAGAGCATTTTCAGAAGTCTTCTCTTTGGCAAGTCGTGTTTTGATGCTGTCCTGTAGCTTACtaatgtaaattaataaaaatgtaatacaaaaatgtgatgaTATCCGACACGTTTTATGAAGAGGAAagccttaaaggtgccctgccacaaaaaaacgtttttacttgcattttttgaaatatgttagttccatatgtgtttgtgttatgtcgtgaatACGAAAATGAACGGCTAcatcctctgtcagctctagcctcTGAAAGAAATAAGAGAAGATATCAGGCCAAtaacaaaagctggtcagtctgatgtcatgttgcctgagctcattactattcatgagctgggtaaaggatgctgatagccagtctctcattggctagctgttagccaatcgaAGTCAAGCAGCTTAGTTCGTTGATTATTaagagaactggcacaaatcaagctATGTCTTCTTGCAGggtttctataccacgctagaatggcttgaaacaaaaTGACCAAAGCATTTCTTCCATGAAAGAcaccatggtagaacttcagattTGACCACAAAGCAATGAAATACaggtggcagggcacctttaagttttcaaaaatcaatgaaaatatGACCCACTATGTTCTGCTTCATGTATCCATGTTGACAATGTGACTTGACGTGACATCAGACTCAGAGAGAGGAGATAGGAAAGTAAAGAAGTTTGTAGCCAGCGCAGCAGCAGAATGGCTGTGTCTGTGCCTGCCCTGCAGGATAGacatttttgtggatttgttggcaTCTGTCTCTCAAGAATTgtgagttgtttgtttttaactaaatTGAGCTTGAGGTTTACAAAAAACGTGGTGGgtacaaaatgactcatgacATAATCTGAAAACCAAAATGTATGTCTATAGACGTTacatggttttttttaaaactatttttaaagtgGACTTATTTTTGGCCGACCAACAATTACTTAATTGAAAAATGATATTGTAATTCTACTAAACATGCGAAGATTTTTTAACAGCATGtagacctttattttgaaataaagctAACACTTTATTCTATGTGTGCATACTTTCCTGATTATTTCCTGGATGTTTCTCGGGGGAAAAAACACTATTTAATCTGAAGAAATTTTGGAGACATGTTATGATTACCTCAGCAGGAAGTGCATGAAGAGGACTATGCTGAGGAAGAATATGGACAAGCCACAGCCAACTTGGGTGATGATGGTGAGGTTGTTCAGGTCAGAACTAGATATGGTTTCATTAAGAGGAgtctgcaaaataaaaaaattgaatattttaTCACAGGGATAGGCATTGGTAATGAGGATGGTTTATGATGAATTTCACAACGAAGGgagtaaatacaaaatgaagaaGCAATCAAGACTTACCGTTATACAGAGGAATGTCTACATATTTGTATTCCCTTGGGAATGTCAGTTGAAAGGATGAAGCTTAGTTTGTTATGAATATTACAAATATATTACAAAAGATGTGAAACTCACCATTAAGATagcaaaaaatgtcaaatgcgAACACTCGCAAAAAATGTTACGTTCATCAAATTTTGTCTGACATCCGTCATCCGTCCAGTTTGGTCGACTCCCTAGAAGACAGAAAAATAGCATGGCAGTCGTGCAGAGCTGAAACTGGAGTGCATTTGAGTGAGGAACGACAACACGACTGAAACATCAAAGCTCCAGTCAGTCAGGTTTGAggtgctgacacaccaacccgatagTCGGCCGTCGGACAGCCTGGCGAGGTCAGTGACTGGAGTCTGTTCAGTGTGTTCTGTGCCGTTGTCAGCCGGAGGAGCCttcagccttcattttggccgactTGACATCTTGAATCGGGGGGCGGGCcgtcggactcaatgaccaatctaatcggtggagtgctaacccggaaattACGAGTGGGATGCGCCAGAAGAACGCCTCTCAAAATCGgacgaaaatcttttaaactgacctttgtcgatctgaaacgaagacagattcagcaactgcatggcctatttctcaatttaaatgttttcagaaacactaTTTTCGTAAAAGACGAGATTATATTCCAAACGAGCCGCCATTATGGTTGAGTTTGAAATTCCAGAGAAGCCAGACCGATGTGacgcgtttgtccaatcagctgctggtttttaatttttgggcgacaatacagattagcaaAGATTGTATTTTTGCAAACAAATTGAAGCACCAGATTAGGCTTTGTTCACCAGCAaagcttgaaaaaaatgtttgcagcCTTGTGCCCCTTCAAAACGCATTTAGGTGTCCTAATAACGATGCCTATTGCTGTTTATCTTTCAAGTTCAGTCATCATTCATTTAACTATTTACACCTGCCTGTGAAAAAGGTATATTCTAGTCTTCAGAGGAACAACCTTTGTTACACTTACATTAATTTGCATGTAAGccaatgacaaataaatcataaaGAGAAAGTTGTAAAGCTTTGAGGGATTTCTTATATCAACAAGTAAATTAACAAGTGGGGAAAAATACCTTCACCATTCCATGAATGACAAGAAGGAATTCCTTTctgtaaacaaaacaacatataaattttaaaaaatctgcTCTTGGATAACAAACAAACtcaacaaagtttttttttttttacttacgtATTTCATGTTCAAAAAATTGATCTTCATTTTGTCTGTGAGATTGGTGATAGTGGTTCCCATTTCAACTGCAATAA of the Etheostoma spectabile isolate EspeVRDwgs_2016 chromosome 18, UIUC_Espe_1.0, whole genome shotgun sequence genome contains:
- the knstrn gene encoding small kinetochore-associated protein, producing the protein MSSKIPRGVQLPAGTKKPVHKPESRDTATVSASTNAQKLDGILKPQTENVPKNVVALKVHKGISTRYGRQAEVKEQNQHLMATNEDLQKNLTEIQQRVAELELQYSDLVKENTEVQKNLKDCHVLLVSANIDPVLGERVGEASRNHEDQRKEVMSVSTDLLNELKVFGDTASQQRARLEEIQATMTELTKARQHMMQERENFSLKAAEMEQALKEAEALLL
- the LOC116706750 gene encoding adhesion G protein-coupled receptor G3 isoform X2, which gives rise to MNMGWITWVSFVGLLWMYPVCNSGKQNPLELKKRLSTKDPHFVIVDNFAGFITAKNRSNLRLIVFLQKNQTQQQSNKTWGEVWPQMLGDFVGISEWHIRKNLVLYVLKGRCNGSLSNITGFCPTYVCNKTLNESCQIRRLDTRTVCQNAKFDENVCKNKVNASDPRVRYRYFINITATATNCLNCDNPVQEPDTKIKMNVTIQTEDGGNFNAAEAAGIMNKMADLAKAMNESSAALTVAEGVTGILVKTEEAEPADIREVSIAYSSPNDNMNIIGDKDTLATFSRSVTVSKEALTKCSLENGTAFSAVLRFLNLTSDEKNSTVLGNEVIAVEMGTTITNLTDKMKINFLNMKYKGIPSCHSWNGEGSRPNWTDDGCQTKFDERNIFCECSHLTFFAILMTPLNETISSSDLNNLTIITQVGCGLSIFFLSIVLFMHFLLRKTKASNTTTILIHLVSAMSLLNFAFLINSYVANLKSSVICKIMAALMHYFMLATFTWFAVQAFHLCLQLYAGGQIVIRHYILKVSIVSWVLPSVVGIVLLILGKYGEQLIHTNDSDQTVAMCWITDNLVHYVVNIGYYVSVFIFTFTTFILILSRLFFLKKANTNQKSTNGKSIVIILGLCCMLGITWGFAFFAYGALRIPSYYIFTVLNSFQGFFLFIYYYNTSSGDITGGASNHKNSNSVNTIKTSLDSFENPYTSPPKGLKSNEKVSLK
- the LOC116706750 gene encoding adhesion G protein-coupled receptor G3 isoform X1, producing the protein MNMGWITWVSFVGLLWMYPVCNSGKQNPLELKKRLSTKDPHFVIVDNFAGFITAKNRSNLTAGLIVFLQKNQTQQQSNKTWGEVWPQMLGDFVGISEWHIRKNLVLYVLKGRCNGSLSNITGFCPTYVCNKTLNESCQIRRLDTRTVCQNAKFDENVCKNKVNASDPRVRYRYFINITATATNCLNCDNPVQEPDTKIKMNVTIQTEDGGNFNAAEAAGIMNKMADLAKAMNESSAALTVAEGVTGILVKTEEAEPADIREVSIAYSSPNDNMNIIGDKDTLATFSRSVTVSKEALTKCSLENGTAFSAVLRFLNLTSDEKNSTVLGNEVIAVEMGTTITNLTDKMKINFLNMKYKGIPSCHSWNGEGSRPNWTDDGCQTKFDERNIFCECSHLTFFAILMTPLNETISSSDLNNLTIITQVGCGLSIFFLSIVLFMHFLLRKTKASNTTTILIHLVSAMSLLNFAFLINSYVANLKSSVICKIMAALMHYFMLATFTWFAVQAFHLCLQLYAGGQIVIRHYILKVSIVSWVLPSVVGIVLLILGKYGEQLIHTNDSDQTVAMCWITDNLVHYVVNIGYYVSVFIFTFTTFILILSRLFFLKKANTNQKSTNGKSIVIILGLCCMLGITWGFAFFAYGALRIPSYYIFTVLNSFQGFFLFIYYYNTSSGDITGGASNHKNSNSVNTIKTSLDSFENPYTSPPKGLKSNEKVSLK